In Lycium ferocissimum isolate CSIRO_LF1 chromosome 11, AGI_CSIRO_Lferr_CH_V1, whole genome shotgun sequence, a single genomic region encodes these proteins:
- the LOC132036039 gene encoding F-box protein At2g26160-like, producing the protein MVNWAELPRDLIGRIAKRVKVMEDFITFRAVCTSWRAAASKDLFDVLSPQVPLLMLADKDDDYREFYSLSKKKVSRIFLPEARGRDCFPTEGWLFTVSNTGEMNLLHPFSRTQIQLPPEESLLDLCIPDPNHEDEIPYYRIVNAVLSASPSHTSDYALVVSYRALECLLAFWRPGDLKWTCIVYGNNVFRVTSMIYNNGRFYAADVHSCEVWVFDILGLRPSIILQPIIELHLLPSLQGGIFRESSWFYLVEVCGALLLVSRFIDERATFETVKFKVYKLDVIKGELMEEEINTLGDSTIFLGLGGAASSVDSSKFTGVKANHIYFTDQFYYQKRLVGGGGRDMGAYNLEDGKIESFYPGLSISPISPPAWVTPSLL; encoded by the coding sequence ATGGTGAACTGGGCAGAACTGCCGCGCGATCTCATCGGTCGGATTGCAAAGCGGGTTAAGGTGATGGAAGATTTCATTACCTTCCGTGCTGTTTGTACCTCTTGGCGAGCTGCTGCTTCCAAGGATCTCTTTGATGTGCTTTCGCCCCAAGTGCCGCTGCTTATGTTGGCTGACAAAGATGATGACTATCGAGAATTCTACTCTCTTTCCAAGAAGAAAGTTTCACGCATATTTCTACCTGAAGCGAGAGGACGAGACTGTTTTCCAACAGAGGGATGGCTCTTTACCGTGTCAAATACGGGGGAAATGAACTTGTTGCATCCTTTCTCCCGTACCCAAATTCAACTTCCTCCAGAAGAATCCTTATTGGATTTATGTATTCCTGATCCAAACCACGAAGACGAAATACCCTATTACAGAATTGTCAACGCTGTCTTATCTGCCAGCCCTTCTCACACATCAGATTATGCACTGGTGGTTTCCTACCGTGCATTAGAATGCCTTTTAGCTTTTTGGCGACCTGGTGACCTCAAGTGGACTTGTATTGTCTATGGTAATAATGTTTTTCGGGTCACCAGTATGATTTACAATAATGGCCGATTTTATGCCGCGGATGTTCACTCTTGCGAAGTCTGGGTTTTTGACATTCTGGGGCTGAGGCCTTCCATCATTCTTCAACCCATTATAGAGCTACATCTGCTTCCTTCGCTGCAAGGTGGTATATTTCGAGAGAGTAGTTGGTTCTACCTAGTCGAGGTATGCGGTGCACTATTACTTGTTTCCCGATTTATTGATGAAAGGGCTACGTTTGAGACCGTTAAATTTAAAGTCTACAAGTTAGATGTAATCAAAGGTGAACTGATGGAAGAGGAGATTAACACCTTGGGAGAttcaacaatttttttgggacttGGTGGTGCGGCAAGTTCCGTCGACTCCTCTAAGTTTACTGGAGTCAAGGCTAATCACATATACTTTACTGATCAGTTTTATTACCAAAAAAGGCTCGTCGGTGGTGGTGGAAGGGATATGGGGGCTTACAATCTTGAAGATggaaaaattgaatctttttaTCCTGGTTTGTCAATAAGCCCGATTTCTCCACCAGCTTGGGTCACACCCTCACTCTTGTAA
- the LOC132036043 gene encoding uncharacterized protein LOC132036043, with amino-acid sequence MGAFVKLLDFLLFIYFFFLTIIIPLFDGQSVFPKHMFPPFLVDLKSWYTQEYGDYLVSEKPHFFVGLIWLELLVAWPLCVTSLYAIVAGKSWINTTCLLYGVSTLTAMVAILSEMKGSQRASDKLLMVYYPFLAFAVLAILRGLLPHSGKSVSIGKRSAISRKKRA; translated from the exons atgggtgCTTTTGTTAAGCTATTAGACTTTCTTCTATTCATCTACTTTTTCTTCCTAACCATTATTATACCACTATTTGATGGCCAATCTGTTTTTCCTAAACACATGTTTCCACCATTTTTGGTTGACTTAAAAAGCTGGTATACTCAAGAATATGGCGATTATTTAGTTTCTGAGAAACCCCATTTCTTTGTTGGCTTAATTTGGTTGGAACTTCTCGTTGCGTGGCCACTATGTGTTACTAGTCTTTATGCTATTGTAGCTGGAAAATCTTGGATTAATACTACCTGTTTGCTCTATGGTGTTTCCACTCTCACTGCAATG GTGGCGATACTAAGTGAAATGAAGGGTTCCCAGAGAGCATCAGACAAGTTGCTGATGGTGTACTATCCATTTCTAGCATTTGCTGTTTTAGCAATTTTACGTGGCCTACTACCTCATTCTGGCAAGTCTGTGAGCATTGGAAAAAGATCTGCTATAAGCAGAAAGAAGAGGGCTTAA
- the LOC132036195 gene encoding uncharacterized protein LOC132036195 — MSSPVPRRESPWGMPEGDTRQPKAHRCNDRVEDVVQACFEGNPFKTIPGPFKLFWRCMRSKPGEEPTEPFYYLQLDPPKREVHLE; from the exons ATGAGTTCACCAGTGCCTCGAAGAGAGAGTCCATGGGGTATGCCTGAAGGTGATACCAGGCAACCTAAGGCCCACAGATGTAACGACCGCGTTGAGGATGTTGTTCAG GCGTGTTTTGAAGGTAATCCATTTAAAACGATACCGGGGCCTTTCAAGCTATTCTGGCGGTGTATGCGTTCTAAGCCTGG GGAAGAGCCTACTGAGCCATTCTACTACTTGCAGTTGGATCCCCCCAAGAGAGAAGTGCACCTTGAGTAG